One window of Deltaproteobacteria bacterium genomic DNA carries:
- a CDS encoding glycosyltransferase family 39 protein — protein MAGTHDRSSARQMLIGALLLCAAVRFYLLWQYYCISSDGVHYIEAAQAFYAGRWWAGLGSYYSPGYPILLALVYPLTANWELSGQLFSILCGVVLLWPLYLLVQEVFDDERIALVAVYLAALSPFLARYSAHVRSESPYFLLVVVALLLFQRGYRSRRALGFFLGGLVAGFAYLVRPEAIGLLVVMPLFLAIRVFLSREIDLRWATGSSLAMIGGFVVFALPYIVYLSIETGQWGALSRKAGVTLAVSLSESGLLEGGEREAQSPEEASDFLGFVKNHPLLFAKKVLWDFFPAIGTWFEAMHFPFVPFMLIGLTLLWRNQFWQRRDLLLLTYVLFFVFGLAIILVRRRYSVQVVPICLGWSALGLVWLWDWLKANVNESRARIAVGLTVATFLAATLPKTLAPISREKGFVREAGRYLKQRGGAEAVKVAVFDDRVTFYAGAQALLLSGVNESMFPDYLKTKKPDYLAAEAKTWQKTYPKIAAAPAQLGLILEKEFVGVRNDRMLLFKVALQG, from the coding sequence ATGGCTGGGACCCACGATAGATCGTCTGCACGGCAAATGCTCATAGGGGCATTGCTGCTTTGTGCGGCGGTTCGGTTTTACTTGCTGTGGCAATATTACTGTATCAGCTCGGACGGCGTGCACTATATCGAAGCGGCCCAAGCCTTCTATGCTGGCCGCTGGTGGGCTGGGCTGGGCTCCTACTATTCTCCAGGCTATCCCATACTCCTTGCATTGGTTTATCCTTTAACCGCAAATTGGGAGCTGAGCGGCCAACTCTTTTCGATCCTCTGTGGCGTTGTTCTGCTCTGGCCCTTGTATCTTTTGGTGCAAGAGGTCTTCGACGACGAACGCATCGCGCTCGTGGCGGTGTATTTGGCGGCGCTGAGTCCATTCTTGGCGCGCTACTCTGCACACGTTAGAAGTGAGAGCCCGTATTTTCTTCTGGTGGTTGTGGCGTTGCTCCTGTTTCAGCGTGGCTATCGATCGCGCCGCGCCTTGGGATTTTTTCTCGGCGGGCTAGTTGCGGGGTTTGCGTACCTGGTGCGCCCGGAAGCGATCGGCTTGTTGGTGGTGATGCCGCTGTTTTTGGCGATCCGTGTGTTTCTGAGCCGGGAGATCGATCTTCGTTGGGCGACTGGCAGCTCGCTGGCGATGATCGGCGGGTTCGTTGTTTTCGCTTTGCCCTACATTGTCTATTTGAGTATAGAGACGGGGCAATGGGGCGCGCTGAGCCGCAAGGCTGGAGTGACGTTGGCAGTGAGCTTGAGTGAATCCGGGCTCCTCGAAGGCGGCGAGCGGGAGGCCCAGTCGCCGGAGGAGGCGAGTGATTTCCTGGGTTTCGTCAAAAATCATCCTCTGTTGTTCGCCAAGAAGGTGCTGTGGGACTTTTTTCCGGCGATCGGCACCTGGTTCGAAGCGATGCATTTTCCATTTGTGCCTTTTATGCTGATCGGACTAACCCTTCTGTGGCGCAATCAATTTTGGCAGCGTCGAGATTTGTTGCTCTTAACCTACGTACTGTTTTTTGTTTTTGGTCTGGCTATCATTCTTGTGCGTCGCCGCTATTCCGTGCAAGTCGTGCCGATCTGTCTCGGCTGGTCTGCGCTGGGCCTTGTTTGGCTGTGGGACTGGCTTAAAGCAAATGTGAACGAGTCGCGCGCCAGGATCGCGGTTGGCCTGACGGTGGCGACTTTTCTGGCGGCCACGTTGCCTAAGACTCTGGCACCGATCTCACGCGAAAAAGGCTTCGTGCGGGAAGCCGGACGTTATCTCAAACAGCGGGGCGGGGCCGAAGCAGTCAAAGTCGCGGTTTTTGACGACCGAGTGACTTTCTATGCCGGAGCCCAAGCATTGCTTCTGAGCGGGGTGAATGAGTCGATGTTTCCCGATTATCTGAAAACAAAAAAGCCGGACTATTTGGCAGCGGAAGCCAAGACTTGGCAGAAGACGTATCCGAAAATAGCCGCAGCGCCGGCGCAACTGGGGCTTATTTTGGAAAAGGAATTCGTTGGCGTGCGGAACGATCGCATGCTGCTTTTCAAAGTAGCTCTGCAAGGTTGA
- a CDS encoding N-acetylneuraminate synthase: MVARDGADCYVIAEIGHNHQGDLGKAKEFFRAAKECGVNAVKLQKRDNRTLYTRTMYESPYENENSFGPTYGAHREALEFGRNEYVELKRYARELGITMFATAFDFRSADFLAELEMPAYKIASGDLRNLSLLKHVARIGKPMIVSTGGGTLDDVQRAYDTIMALNQNLCLLQCTASYPVDPEQMNLKVITTFRERFPDIVVGLSDHQNGIALAMVAYTLGARVIEKHFTLNRAWKGADHAFSLEPGGMRRLVRDLQRAAVAMGDGVKRTYPSEERPLVKMAKKIVAARNLPAGHKITLEDIALKSPNDGLPPNQIDRVLGRHTRRSLEADENILLDDLRDA; the protein is encoded by the coding sequence ATGGTCGCGCGCGACGGAGCTGACTGCTATGTGATTGCCGAAATCGGCCACAACCATCAGGGCGATCTTGGCAAAGCCAAAGAGTTCTTTCGCGCCGCGAAGGAATGCGGCGTCAACGCCGTCAAGCTGCAAAAGCGCGACAATCGCACGCTCTATACGCGCACCATGTACGAGTCGCCCTACGAGAATGAGAATAGTTTCGGTCCGACCTACGGCGCCCATCGCGAAGCTTTGGAGTTTGGCCGTAACGAATACGTCGAGCTCAAACGCTACGCCCGCGAGTTGGGCATTACGATGTTTGCCACCGCTTTCGATTTTCGCAGCGCAGACTTTCTCGCCGAGCTGGAGATGCCGGCTTATAAGATCGCCTCCGGCGATCTGAGAAATTTGTCACTGTTAAAGCATGTCGCGCGCATTGGCAAACCGATGATTGTCAGCACCGGTGGCGGAACCCTGGATGACGTGCAACGCGCCTACGATACGATCATGGCGCTGAATCAGAATCTCTGCTTGCTGCAATGCACGGCCAGCTACCCGGTGGATCCCGAGCAGATGAATCTGAAGGTAATCACGACCTTTCGTGAACGGTTTCCAGACATTGTCGTGGGGCTTTCGGATCACCAAAACGGCATCGCGTTGGCGATGGTCGCCTACACGTTGGGCGCGCGGGTGATCGAGAAACATTTCACGTTGAATCGCGCTTGGAAGGGCGCCGATCATGCGTTTTCCTTGGAACCCGGCGGCATGCGCCGACTGGTGCGCGATCTACAGCGGGCTGCGGTGGCGATGGGTGACGGGGTTAAGCGCACCTATCCGTCGGAAGAAAGGCCGCTGGTGAAAATGGCCAAAAAAATTGTTGCGGCGCGAAATTTACCTGCCGGCCACAAAATCACTCTGGAAGACATCGCCCTGAAATCGCCCAACGATGGCTTGCCGCCCAACCAAATCGATCGGGTCCTGGGGCGGCACACGCGGCGCAGTCTCGAAGCGGACGAAAATATCCTCCTCGACGATCTGCGCGACGCCTAG
- a CDS encoding SDR family oxidoreductase, whose translation MAEDVFDVQHKTVIVTGGLGQLGQQFCAALIGRGARVAIFDQAPAADIAARLCGEASLDQLMTVAVDVASRRSLEDGLSQVNAKWGVPFGLINAAALDSPPNAPAAENGPFEEYPEASWDQVLDVNLKGVFLCCQVIGGQMAQSAGGSIINIGSIYGVVSPDQRIYQYRRRSGAPFFKPVAYSASKSGLVNLTRYLATYWAAQKVRVNMLTLGGVFNHQDEKFLEGYCQRVPMGRMARADEYNGAIVFLLSEASAYMTGSNLVIDGGWTAW comes from the coding sequence TTGGCTGAGGATGTTTTCGATGTGCAGCATAAGACGGTCATTGTAACCGGAGGTTTAGGCCAGCTAGGGCAGCAGTTTTGCGCCGCGCTGATCGGGCGCGGTGCGCGGGTGGCGATCTTCGATCAGGCACCGGCCGCCGACATTGCGGCGCGGCTCTGTGGCGAGGCCTCCCTCGACCAGCTCATGACTGTGGCGGTTGATGTTGCGTCGCGCAGGTCGCTCGAGGATGGCTTATCCCAGGTGAACGCGAAATGGGGCGTGCCCTTTGGTTTGATCAACGCGGCGGCGCTGGATTCGCCGCCCAACGCGCCCGCAGCGGAGAACGGTCCTTTCGAGGAATACCCCGAAGCATCCTGGGACCAGGTGCTCGACGTCAATTTAAAAGGAGTCTTTCTCTGCTGCCAGGTAATCGGCGGACAGATGGCCCAGTCCGCCGGCGGCTCGATCATCAACATCGGCTCGATCTACGGCGTGGTGTCGCCCGATCAAAGAATCTACCAATATCGCCGGAGGAGCGGCGCGCCGTTTTTCAAGCCGGTAGCCTATTCCGCGTCGAAGTCGGGTTTGGTCAATCTCACGCGCTACCTCGCAACCTATTGGGCGGCGCAGAAAGTGCGAGTGAACATGTTAACCCTCGGCGGTGTTTTCAATCATCAGGACGAGAAATTTCTTGAGGGCTATTGCCAGCGCGTGCCGATGGGCCGGATGGCGCGAGCCGACGAGTACAACGGCGCCATCGTGTTTTTGCTCTCCGAAGCTTCAGCCTACATGACCGGCTCTAACCTTGTCATTGACGGCGGCTGGACCGCGTGGTGA
- a CDS encoding 3-deoxy-D-manno-octulosonate 8-phosphate phosphatase produces the protein MACRPTKSIGSWGGTRGAVSKRTKISSSTICATPRGHLKSPSPSLQERIRAIRLIAFDFDGVFTDNKVYVFADGAEAVCCYRGDGIGLEKLKRLGIATMIISTEVNPIVGVRSKKLGIPCVQGCADKRAELERAAQERGLSLQQVAFVGNDLNDRTCLQNVGFPVVVQDAHPDVVELGLYRTEAHGGQGAVREVCDLFERVFSASSS, from the coding sequence ATGGCTTGCCGCCCAACCAAATCGATCGGGTCCTGGGGCGGCACACGCGGCGCAGTCTCGAAGCGGACGAAAATATCCTCCTCGACGATCTGCGCGACGCCTAGAGGACACTTGAAATCGCCCAGCCCGAGCCTACAAGAACGCATCCGCGCGATCCGTTTGATCGCCTTCGACTTCGACGGAGTGTTCACCGACAATAAGGTTTATGTTTTCGCCGATGGCGCGGAGGCGGTCTGTTGCTACCGCGGCGATGGCATCGGCTTGGAAAAGCTCAAACGGCTCGGCATTGCGACCATGATCATCTCGACGGAAGTCAATCCCATCGTCGGCGTCAGAAGCAAGAAGTTGGGCATTCCTTGTGTGCAGGGCTGCGCCGACAAGCGCGCTGAGCTTGAACGGGCCGCCCAAGAGCGCGGCCTGTCGCTGCAGCAAGTGGCCTTCGTCGGCAACGACTTGAATGACCGGACATGCCTGCAAAACGTTGGTTTTCCAGTCGTCGTGCAGGATGCGCACCCTGACGTTGTTGAGCTGGGGCTGTATCGCACAGAAGCTCACGGCGGCCAGGGCGCCGTGCGCGAAGTTTGCGATCTGTTCGAACGGGTGTTTTCGGCGTCATCGAGTTAG
- a CDS encoding aldehyde dehydrogenase: MSSTPTRIPNLIGGTDRPAVADKWFDKLNPATGERLCQVARSRATDVELAVVAARRAQPQWAAMPAVRRGMLLHAVALAMRQQREEIAAIVALETGKSKAAALGETDGAIELGLFYAGEGQRLYGRTTTSGTPNRYALTVRQPLGVAGLIVAANTPIANVAWKVFPALICGNAAVLKAAEDTPMTAWLFARIAGSAGLADGVLNVIHGYGEEAGAPLAAHPDIDVISFTGSTTVGKRIGAVTGERLTKVSLELGGKNPLVVCDDADLDNAAKWVLLSAFSNSGQRCAAASRIIIFRSIYEKFRDLLIERTRQLKVGTADEDDLGPVINEKQLKNMLCAVADAQRRGARVLIGGERLVDASHKKGFYVAPTLLEAVTAEDELSTRELFGPIACLYRVKDFASALALANDSPYGLTACIHTRNLDRAVEFTQKVLAGVAVVNAGTYGSEAHMPFGGVKQSGNGSREPGTEALDVYSTLKDVYMNVNPGGL, from the coding sequence GTGAGCTCGACGCCAACTCGCATTCCCAACCTCATCGGTGGGACGGATCGCCCTGCGGTAGCCGATAAGTGGTTCGACAAGCTCAATCCAGCGACCGGCGAGCGACTGTGCCAGGTGGCCCGTTCGCGCGCCACGGACGTTGAGTTGGCGGTGGTGGCGGCGCGGCGGGCGCAGCCCCAATGGGCGGCCATGCCCGCTGTGCGCCGCGGCATGCTGCTGCACGCGGTCGCGCTGGCGATGCGCCAGCAGCGCGAAGAGATCGCCGCGATAGTCGCCCTGGAGACCGGCAAGTCCAAGGCTGCGGCGCTAGGGGAAACCGATGGCGCGATCGAGTTAGGTTTATTTTACGCGGGCGAGGGCCAGAGACTGTATGGCCGCACGACCACCAGCGGCACGCCTAATCGCTACGCGCTGACAGTGCGCCAACCGTTGGGGGTCGCCGGATTGATCGTTGCGGCAAATACGCCGATCGCCAACGTCGCTTGGAAAGTGTTTCCGGCTTTGATTTGCGGCAATGCCGCGGTCCTAAAGGCGGCTGAAGATACGCCGATGACGGCGTGGCTATTCGCTCGGATCGCGGGCTCCGCTGGGCTTGCCGATGGAGTGCTAAACGTGATTCACGGCTACGGCGAGGAGGCCGGTGCGCCCCTGGCGGCGCATCCGGATATCGATGTGATCAGCTTCACCGGGTCAACGACGGTGGGGAAAAGAATCGGCGCGGTGACCGGCGAACGCTTGACCAAAGTGTCCCTCGAGCTCGGCGGTAAGAATCCTCTAGTGGTCTGCGATGACGCCGACTTGGACAATGCCGCAAAATGGGTGCTGCTTTCAGCTTTCAGCAACTCGGGGCAGCGCTGCGCGGCGGCCAGCCGCATCATCATTTTCCGGTCCATCTATGAAAAATTTCGTGATTTGCTGATCGAGCGAACGCGGCAGCTCAAGGTTGGCACCGCCGACGAAGACGACTTGGGTCCGGTGATCAACGAGAAGCAGTTGAAAAATATGCTGTGCGCCGTCGCCGACGCCCAGCGGCGCGGTGCCAGAGTCCTGATTGGCGGCGAACGGCTCGTGGATGCGTCGCACAAGAAAGGTTTTTATGTGGCGCCGACGCTGCTCGAAGCCGTCACGGCTGAAGATGAGCTGTCGACGCGTGAATTGTTCGGACCGATCGCTTGTCTGTACCGCGTCAAAGATTTTGCCTCCGCGTTGGCGCTCGCCAACGATTCGCCGTACGGCTTGACGGCGTGTATCCACACGCGCAACCTTGACCGTGCCGTCGAGTTTACGCAGAAAGTGCTGGCCGGTGTGGCGGTCGTCAATGCCGGAACCTATGGCAGCGAGGCCCATATGCCCTTCGGCGGTGTGAAACAGTCGGGGAACGGCTCACGCGAGCCCGGCACCGAGGCGTTGGATGTGTATTCTACGCTCAAAGATGTTTATATGAACGTCAATCCTGGCGGCCTGTAG
- a CDS encoding glycosyltransferase family 9 protein: MALPVEPKKILFVLHGSLGDITRALPLAQLVRRRFPRAFLAWSVEPACFPLLENFAAIDEVIIYDRHRPIAALWPFLRQIHARRFDLVLDLQRHFKSGVVSRASGAPCRLGFHPSDAKEGNGFFNNYHIDAVGDSVAKIDHYMKFAEWLGIAPRPIEWQIELTPQDKLAVRRHLSGVDTTFAALFVGSRWPSKDWFAEQIAGCANALLRHHGLSVVLLGGGSEAAVAEQVVRAAEGRVVNLVGQTSLREAVGVIQHASVCIGPDTGLMHLAAAVGTPVISLWGATDPKRTGPYGFGELVIQGKADCAPCYRKNCTIGKICMRSISSDAIVNKVAAVLRRSVGQKAAHGHWQ, translated from the coding sequence ATGGCGCTGCCGGTTGAGCCGAAAAAGATTCTTTTCGTTTTGCATGGCTCTTTGGGCGACATCACGCGCGCCTTGCCGCTGGCGCAGCTCGTCCGGCGTCGTTTCCCGCGCGCCTTTCTTGCCTGGTCCGTGGAGCCCGCCTGTTTTCCGCTCTTGGAGAATTTTGCCGCCATCGATGAGGTGATCATCTATGATCGCCACCGTCCGATCGCGGCCCTCTGGCCGTTTCTTCGACAGATTCACGCCCGCCGTTTCGATCTCGTGCTGGACCTCCAGCGTCATTTCAAAAGCGGCGTGGTGAGCCGTGCTTCGGGAGCGCCGTGCCGCTTGGGTTTTCATCCCTCGGACGCCAAGGAGGGCAACGGCTTTTTTAACAACTATCACATCGACGCGGTGGGCGACTCGGTGGCCAAGATCGATCACTACATGAAGTTTGCCGAATGGCTAGGCATCGCGCCGCGGCCGATTGAGTGGCAGATCGAATTGACGCCGCAAGACAAGCTCGCTGTGCGCCGCCACCTGAGCGGTGTCGACACCACCTTCGCGGCGTTGTTCGTCGGTTCGCGCTGGCCGAGCAAAGATTGGTTTGCTGAACAGATCGCCGGCTGCGCCAACGCGTTGCTGCGGCACCATGGGCTATCGGTGGTTTTGCTCGGCGGCGGCAGTGAAGCGGCGGTCGCCGAACAAGTTGTCCGCGCCGCCGAGGGTAGGGTTGTGAATCTGGTCGGCCAAACTTCATTGCGCGAAGCGGTGGGCGTCATTCAACACGCTTCTGTCTGTATCGGTCCGGATACGGGGCTGATGCATCTGGCGGCGGCGGTTGGCACGCCGGTGATTTCGTTGTGGGGCGCCACCGATCCAAAGCGCACCGGGCCCTACGGCTTTGGCGAGTTGGTGATTCAAGGCAAGGCCGATTGCGCGCCGTGCTATCGAAAAAATTGCACCATCGGCAAAATATGCATGCGCTCGATAAGCAGCGACGCGATCGTAAACAAAGTGGCCGCTGTGTTGCGCCGGTCGGTGGGGCAAAAAGCTGCCCATGGTCATTGGCAATAG
- a CDS encoding SDR family oxidoreductase produces the protein MPENTQLVIGASGLVGQELMRRLKAANRPVVGTHVTQPRAGLEPLDISDATQVQRFFGECVPDTIYLCAALTHVDYCEEHPEETYRQNVEGPRRVAQEAARLGVKLVFYSTEYVFDGQNGPYDEQAPTSPLSVYGKSKLDAETVLREILPDVLILRTTVVYGWDPLSKKKNFAMQVYERVQTGQELTIPFDQIGNPTLADYLAECSIELAGKRASGIVNVVGKDLLPRTDFTRALVQSLGGDVSRVTPVTTASMKQKAVRPLRGGLRTEKLAGLLGREVLALDQALDRFNRRRLSGE, from the coding sequence GTGCCTGAAAATACGCAGTTAGTCATCGGTGCCTCCGGGCTCGTCGGCCAGGAGTTGATGCGCCGTCTGAAGGCCGCGAACCGCCCGGTCGTCGGCACCCACGTCACTCAACCGCGCGCAGGTTTAGAACCGCTCGATATTAGCGACGCCACCCAGGTGCAGCGCTTTTTTGGCGAGTGCGTGCCGGACACGATCTATCTTTGCGCGGCACTGACCCACGTCGACTATTGCGAAGAGCACCCTGAAGAAACCTATAGACAAAATGTCGAGGGGCCGCGGCGGGTGGCGCAGGAAGCCGCCCGCCTCGGCGTAAAGTTGGTTTTTTACTCGACCGAGTATGTTTTCGATGGCCAGAACGGGCCCTACGATGAGCAGGCGCCAACCTCACCGCTGAGCGTTTACGGCAAAAGCAAGCTCGATGCAGAGACTGTCTTGCGCGAGATCTTGCCGGATGTGCTGATTTTGCGCACCACGGTGGTTTACGGTTGGGACCCGCTGTCCAAGAAAAAAAACTTCGCCATGCAGGTTTATGAGCGGGTGCAGACGGGTCAGGAGCTGACGATTCCCTTCGATCAAATCGGCAATCCGACTCTCGCTGACTATCTCGCCGAATGCAGCATCGAGCTGGCCGGCAAGCGCGCCAGCGGCATCGTCAACGTGGTCGGCAAAGATCTACTGCCGCGCACCGATTTTACCCGGGCGTTGGTGCAGTCGCTGGGCGGCGATGTCAGCCGCGTTACGCCGGTGACGACGGCGAGCATGAAGCAGAAGGCCGTCCGACCGTTGCGGGGCGGACTGCGCACCGAAAAACTTGCCGGCTTGCTCGGCCGCGAGGTGCTCGCGCTCGACCAAGCCCTCGATCGTTTCAATCGCCGCCGTCTATCCGGTGAATAG
- a CDS encoding glycosyltransferase family 4 protein has product MRIALAHKRLDLRGGTEKDLYRTAEGLRDLGHEVHLFCCEFDVAAPAGVQSHQLPVLPLGRTARLVSLAVQGPKEIARFKCDVVVSFGRMLRQDVLRCGGGSHRGFLQRMALSGGVRRRLWQQLSPYHRSLLAIEEREFCSDSYKKILAVSAEVKRDLMDHYAIADERIAVIYNGVDTERFHPAKRDAIGPSVRRRNQIPLDAPLVLFVGNGFQRKGLDRLLTLWDAQPMKEVFLLVVGDDARLGHYKSWAERVAPGRIVFAGRRDDVENYYAAADLVALPSLQEAFGNVVLEALASGMPVLVSATAGAAEILAGRLKKGAVARSEDSDELAKALTDLLSSGSDASLRREARQLAEEYSWPKHFVKVDALLKEVAVH; this is encoded by the coding sequence ATGAGGATTGCGCTCGCACACAAACGGCTTGATCTCAGAGGCGGCACTGAAAAAGATCTTTATCGAACCGCTGAAGGGCTCAGGGATCTGGGCCATGAAGTTCACCTTTTTTGCTGTGAGTTCGATGTGGCAGCACCGGCTGGAGTGCAAAGTCATCAGCTACCGGTGCTGCCCTTGGGGCGAACCGCGCGGCTGGTAAGTCTGGCCGTCCAAGGGCCGAAGGAAATTGCCCGCTTCAAGTGCGACGTGGTGGTTAGCTTCGGGCGCATGCTGCGCCAGGATGTCTTGCGCTGCGGCGGTGGCTCGCACCGCGGTTTCTTGCAGCGGATGGCGCTGAGCGGCGGCGTGCGCCGGCGATTGTGGCAACAGTTGAGCCCGTATCACCGCAGCTTGTTGGCGATTGAAGAGCGCGAATTTTGCTCGGACAGCTACAAAAAAATTCTCGCAGTCTCGGCTGAGGTCAAGCGCGATTTGATGGATCACTATGCCATTGCCGACGAGCGTATCGCCGTGATCTACAACGGTGTTGACACCGAGCGTTTCCACCCCGCCAAGCGGGACGCGATCGGACCATCGGTGCGACGGCGGAATCAGATTCCCCTGGACGCGCCGCTTGTGCTCTTTGTCGGCAACGGTTTTCAACGCAAAGGGCTCGATCGTTTGCTCACGCTCTGGGATGCACAGCCAATGAAGGAAGTCTTTTTGTTGGTTGTCGGCGACGATGCCCGGCTCGGCCATTACAAATCGTGGGCGGAAAGGGTTGCGCCCGGGAGAATCGTGTTTGCCGGACGGCGCGACGACGTGGAAAACTATTACGCTGCCGCCGATCTGGTGGCGCTGCCGTCTTTGCAAGAAGCGTTTGGCAACGTGGTGCTGGAAGCCCTGGCTAGCGGCATGCCAGTGCTGGTTAGCGCGACCGCAGGCGCCGCGGAGATTCTTGCCGGCCGCTTAAAAAAGGGCGCAGTTGCGCGTAGCGAAGACAGCGACGAGCTCGCCAAGGCGCTGACAGATTTGCTGAGCAGCGGCAGCGATGCCTCGCTGCGCCGAGAAGCCCGGCAATTAGCTGAAGAGTACAGTTGGCCCAAACATTTCGTTAAGGTCGACGCGTTGCTCAAAGAGGTGGCGGTCCACTGA